The following coding sequences are from one Pocillopora verrucosa isolate sample1 chromosome 5, ASM3666991v2, whole genome shotgun sequence window:
- the LOC136280905 gene encoding G-protein coupled receptor GRL101-like encodes MAELPKGFFKHLTHIIRVTLDTNLMCCHLDLFRQDADCEYSFNDNFASCHSMFRHHAPRRTLWIVGLLSLLGSLFVVGWQYFYPDNNVVQSIMLVNLGVSDGIMGIYLIIIGIKDLQWSGEYYLHDYEWRTGWFCHFNGAMSVFSSEVSVMMISLIALDRLKNIVFPYTFAKITPRQTHIMCVVIWLVGGVMAFLPLSGMHYFSERYYGNNVVCLPLQLSPELQEGWEYSTSIFIVLNFSLFIFIMVAYVAILWKSWSSSRRLGAHGTVREIRARAQSAQAKRERALAKRVFFIILTDFLCWMPIITIGVRSHVEKTFDPPGDLAVWIAVFALPINSAINPLLYTLSTPQVTCFFFVSLE; translated from the exons atggccgagctccccaaaggctttttcaagcatttgacGCACATCATCAGAGT AACTTtggacaccaacctgatgtgcTGCCATCTCGATCTTTTCAGGCAGGATGCTGATTGCGAATACTCCTTCAATGACAATTTTGCAAGCTGCCACTCCATGTTCCGCCACCATGCTCCAAGGAGAACTCTTTGGATTGTCGGTCTTCTCTCGTTGCTAGGGTCTTTATTCGTAGTTGGGTGGCAGTATTTCTACCCTGATAACAATGTGGTCCAGTCTATCATGTTGGTGAATCTGGGTGTATCTGACGGCATCATGGGGATATACCTTATCATTATTGGCATAAAAGACCTGCAATGGTCAGGGGAATACTACCTGCATGACTATGAGTGGCGCACCGGttggttttgccatttcaatggtgccatgtctgtcttttcaagtgaagtttcagtgatgatgatttctctgatCGCATTGGACAGACTCAAGAACATCGTGTTTCCTTacacctttgcaaaaattaccccAAGGCAGACCCATATAATGTGCGTGGTTATCTGGCTGGTGGGAGGCGTTATGGCATTCCTTCCTTTATCCGGAATGCACTATTTCAGTGAGAGGTATTATGGCAATAATGTAGTGTGCCTGCCCCTGCAGCTTTCCCCTGAATTACAAGAAGGCTGGGAATACTCCACTTCCATCtttatcgttttgaatttttccctattcatCTTCATTATGGTTGCTTATGTTGCCATCTTGTGGAAATCATGGTCGTCAAGCAGACGGCTTGGTGCACATGGAACTGTTCGTGAAATACGAGCAAGAGCACAAAGTGCAcaagctaaaagagaaagagcacttgccaagagagtcttcttcattattctgaccgatttcttgtgttggatgCCAATCATTACTATCGGCGTCCGGTCCCAcgtcgagaaaacatttgatccaCCTGGTGATTTGGCAGTGTGGATTGCAGTGTTTGCTCTGCCGATCAATTCAGCTATCAACCCATTGCTGTATACGCTTTCTACTCCGCAggtaacatgttttttttttgtttctttggaatAG